In a single window of the Thermodesulfobacteriota bacterium genome:
- a CDS encoding NfeD family protein, which produces MNPLLLAVLLQLLAVAVLITEVIIPSGGLLGILAAGLIGYSLYSVFTEVSTNTGYLFLVVDVVTLPVIFLAGLKLLAKSPATLRKDLSTATGVTSQAADLEAYLGKAGVTVTNLRPSGIALIEGRRLDVVSRGEYIEKDAPIVVSAVTGNQIIVKIMPRS; this is translated from the coding sequence ATGAATCCATTGCTGCTGGCCGTTCTTCTGCAGCTTCTGGCGGTGGCGGTCCTGATTACCGAGGTCATCATCCCTTCCGGGGGCCTGCTGGGCATTCTGGCGGCCGGGCTCATCGGCTATTCGCTCTATTCGGTTTTTACGGAAGTTTCTACGAATACCGGCTATCTGTTTCTGGTCGTTGACGTGGTGACCCTGCCGGTCATCTTCCTGGCTGGGCTTAAACTCCTGGCCAAATCTCCGGCCACGCTCCGGAAGGATCTGTCCACCGCCACCGGCGTGACCTCCCAGGCAGCGGACCTGGAAGCCTATCTGGGGAAAGCGGGGGTCACCGTCACCAATCTGCGGCCTTCCGGAATCGCGCTGATAGAGGGAAGGCGGCTTGACGTGGTCAGTCGAGGAGAATACATCGAAAAGGATGCCCCGATCGTTGTGTCGGCGGTCACGGGCAACCAGATCATTGTCAAAATTATGCCTCGTTCGTAG